The following nucleotide sequence is from Tenrec ecaudatus isolate mTenEca1 chromosome X, mTenEca1.hap1, whole genome shotgun sequence.
ACTAGAGGCTATGCTATTGATTTGGCCTCCCCCACGACTAGTGCCGATTTGCATTTTCTCTCCATTGATCGCAGCCatgtattttcctttctttattgaCTTAGGGACCTGGCGGGATGATTTGCCAGGTGGCTTTTCAATTCCTTTGTTGCTGGCTTTGGGGGATTTTTTCCTGGTGTTTTTCTGAGAAGAGCTTTGGTTCACAGCCCCACTCTTGCTggatgaacttttctttcttgattttgaCACTTTGTTATTGATGTTAATTTGACCAGATGGCTCATTAAATGTTGACAGGCAAGGGTTTTTTTGGAGCAGGCTAACAGAGTCTTCATCATTGAACATATGGAACTGAAACTGATGGTTATTTAAAGTAAACCCATCATCCACTTGAACCTGCTGTGAAAGGGTATTGCAGTCCCACTTGATTTTCTCCATATTGTCTAGTGGTCCTGGGGTGTCCTCTTGGAGCTCCTTCAGCGTTTCCAGTGTTTTGATATTCTCACACCTGGTAATTTGAGGGGAGAGACTAGGGGTGTTAGGCGGGGACAACTCTGAAAGGGAAGAGTGGCGGAATTTGTCAGGAGTGAAGTTGGAGATATCTAGGAGGTCAGTGGATTCTTTTAGTGGGGTTATCTCACCGATGCTCTGCTGGATCACCAGCTTAGGGCTGCAATGGGCCAACAAGTCATCAGTGATATCAGCATCAGCATCCTTTTCACAGGAAGTGAAGCTTAAGGAGCAATAATTGCTTGAGCTTACAGACAGTGAGGTCATCGAATCAAAGCTAAAGAGTCGACTATCATCCATGTTGACCTGGCCCTGCTGGAAAGGAAAGCAGATCTCTCCATTACTAAAGTGACATAACTGATAAGAGCCATCAGATGGGAGCTGAGAGTCTTGCAGGGAGGCACACAGGACCTTGTGGCAACTATTGCCACCACTATTGACGTAGATCGGATTGTATGTTGTAGCTATGAGACTATTTTCTATAGACACCATTTGGGACACTTCAAATTCATTGGATTGGGTTGAGACTATCTCTCTTGAGGCTTTAGCCATGAATTCCTGGGGGCTAGAAACAGTCTTTTTTGGCCACACATTCCCATAATTGCTTGATTCTGTTTTGAAATTGTGGGGTGACTGCTGCAGCTCAGACTCAGAGGGTGAGGAGAGCACACAATCCTGGGAAGGCTGGAGAGGTACAAATGCCTTTTCAGTTTCAACGAGACTGCCATCGGTCTGCTCTGAAGACTCCTGGGTGAAGTATGAGATGCTGGTATTATTCGTCAAGTCAGAAGCATCTAACAATGTTTGCAGATATCCTCCAGGGATAACAGGTAGATTTGTGGCAACATTGACAGATGCCAGAGGCATTTCTGAGGGGCAGGTAGCTGGTAGGAATGTGGAATTCTTAGCAACTTTTGCCTCATGAATTTCAGAGATGTGGGAACTGTCTGAGGTCCCGGGAACCGTTTCATTCTTTACAATGACCTTAGAGGGTAGCTCTTCCAAGAGAGGGCTCATTTCAACAACTGGCTTGCTTTCTTGCCCAGCTTTGATTTTCTTGGATTTTAACCTAGCTTCACTCCTAAATTTGATTTTGTTGAGTACTTTCCTTTCTGGTCCTTTAAACTCTGTATCTTGAGCTTTGGCTTTCATTGAGTCAGAGCCTGCCATTTCGCTTAAATGCAATCCCTTTGAGCAGCTTGTAATCAGAGCAGTGGGCTTCAATGCACCTTTTGGGTATCCATCTTCTTTGCGATTTGCTTGCTTCTGATCACTGCAGAACGAAACCAGTTTACTACTTGCCGAAGTTTCTATGGATGGGATTCTTTGAATCCTGTGCCTGTTGCCGTATTTAGATTTTCGTTTGCGAGACGGTGATAGGAATGACGCCTCAAAGCTACCTGGCTCAAAGCTTTGCTTTTGGCATAAAGATAACTTGATTGGGTCGGTGCTACTGTTTCTCTGCTGCTTCTTCTGCCAGAAGCCCTTCAAGGGGGCCAGCTGGGCATATTTGTCGAGCCGGTTCTCACTGAGATTCACTGTGGTCTCGGTGGCGTCCACCTTCGTCAATTTCACCAGCATGCTCTTCTCTCCTTTAAAGCGATTGATGATGATGTATTTGATAATAACAGGGGGCTCCTTGCGTGCCACTTTCCTTCGCTTTTTGGGACACCATTCATCATCATCTTCCTCTTTAGAACCATCTGGCAGCCATTCTTTCCTCTCATTTATTTTTTCGCCCTCTAGTGAGTCAACATCATATAGGTAATCTTCGCTGTATCTGACTTTTCTCTTGGCTCGCAGTCCGTAGTTCTGCTGGGAGGAGGAGCTACCTGAATTAGTGTCCCGTGCCATATAGCGGTTACAATCTTTGACCTCCCCCATGGCATCATATGAGACTTCAATGAAGGAGCTGTCATTACTGAAATTCACTGATGCCTCCAAGGAATTAACAAGATGGCCCtgctttaaaaatttaaattgttCGACTTCAGTCTCACTACATGGTTTATTTAAGGCAGATTTTTCTCCATTCTCGGTTCCGTCTTTTTTGTCTATGTCTCTGTCTTCTTGCCCTCCTTCGTCTTTGCCTTTCTTTTTGTCCAAGTATTTATCTTCTTCTCCCCAGATGATGCTCACATCAGGAATTTTGAATGGGGAGAGATCACTGCTCGGTTTCAGGGCCCCACTCTTGGACTCCCGCTTGGGGCAGGTAGTAAAGACACTGGGGAAAAAGTTGAATTGGGCATCTTCCTGCATCAGAAGAGTAGTCTTATCTCGAATATTGTCCTGGAAGGACTCATATCGAATTTTCAGGGAGCAGACATCACTCCCCAGTGTCGACTCATCATCATCAAACATGTAGTTATCCACATCTTCTTCAGAAAACAAGTTAACAGACAGCTCATTCTTGGAACAGAGATCTAGCAGTTCAATCTTACTCTCACTAATGAAGGTCTCAAAGTAACCCCAATCCTGATTGGAATTTGCCAGCAAAGCCTCTTCTGTATTACACTTATCCAACAGTAATGCCTCATAATAATTTTTCTGAGCAGGATCTTCCAAGTCAATGTCAGGTTTCTCAGCTTCTCGTTTATCTCCTGCCTTTGACTTGTGCAGGGGGAAACCTAGAAGCTGGTCCGAGAGCAGCTGATCTCCATATTTTATGTTTTCTCCCGCATTAATACATTGAATCCCTATATCAGAGACGGCACATGTTTCATACTCCCTACTTAGATCACCAACTTTCAGACTGATCCCTGGCTCAGGATCTACTGCATCCTTGGATTCCATGAAGCAGCCCAAGCAAGTCCGGCTTGGTTGCATGAGGCAATCCCCACTCAGAGCGGACATGCCTGCAGGCTCCATTATGGCAAATGGTGCTTTCTCACACTCATTGGGCAATGACCATGTGTTTAAACCCTTTGCAACACCAGATGTGAGGGAGATGGCATTCACAGAAGCACTATCAGCAGCATGCTCAGGTGGTTCGATCAGGTCCAAAGGAGAGGGAGGGCTCTGTATACAGGGCTTCTtagaaggcagaggcaggagactcCTGGGGTACATCAGAGTCTCTTTTTGTACCATTGGTATAGACTGGATTGGGGTAGCAGCTTCTAGGGCTGCAAATGACTTCATGGCCACATTCTGGTCATCTGAGTCTAGAGAAAGGAAAAGCAAATGACAGGAATCAAGTTAAGTGTCTTAGACCAGACTTATTAATCTTATCCTCTTTCCCTCAATCAGTTTCTGGCTCTTGATCTTATTACATaaacttgatacaactgatgtgtgatctttaaaacaataacaacaacaacagcaacaacaacagaaaaccaagccTCAGCTTCTTTAGCTTTCAAAATATAAACCACAAAATTAAAGAACAATTCTGATTTTCTTTTGAACATTCATATGGTGAATAATAATCATTATTTAGGTTCAACTTCTTCCTCAGAAAAACACAAAGCCCTCCTCAGAAATTAGGAAAGAACAGGTTAATTAGAATTTCATGGCTTTCAGAATAGAAAAATGCTCAGATGGGACAGTCATGGTTTTGAGTTAAAAAGCGCAGTACCAGTCTTCAGATCTATTTGGGGGAAACCCCTTTTTCACCCCTCCATTAAATTTCAAGGCTCATATGTGAGCATATTAGTAACTCACTAGGAATTTTGAGGGACTTAGTATTCATTTGACAGAGATGACTTGGGAGGACAAAGGGGTCGAATTAGTCATTAACTTCTTAGAGACCCTTTAACTCAATTAGGGATTTTGGTGGAATAAAATTTACAATTAAACATCAATCTCAAAGGCATCCTGGGGTCATCTTGCCTCAACTTTACATATGATAAAATCCATAGTACTAACAAAGGACTACCAGAAGAGATCTCGCATATTACAATTAAATTCCCTTACCATTTTCTTCAACCCCATTAATCAGAGTGTGTTCTCCATTGACTGAGGCAACAGCAGCCTTATCTTGTTGGTTATCCATGAATGTAGTAGCCTCTTATTGTTTCATTCCAAGTTCAAATGTTGTCCAACCTGTACATTTCAAATATATAATATCAGTTATTAAGTTTGTTTTATAATTTAGTGTTAATTCAGTTCTAAAACATTCACTGCcatattccaattcatagtggccttatagagcagaatagaaatgcccctttgggtttctgaggctgtaaaccttcatgggaggagaaagccttatctttttttcGTAGCACTACCGACCCTGTGGTTAACACCTAATGCTTAAACAACTATGACACCAGAACTCACTGGAATTTACCTGTTTCCAGACTGGCTTCATTAGGCTATTGTTTGTATTTCAGAGTTTATCCCTACCTCATAAGTTAATTTGGAAATTCACACACCATTAATATATTCTGGCTCCTCTACCCCTTCAAGGTCATCATAGTATTCAAAATTGACCTCTGAGTTAGCAGGACAACTTATACCTTACACTAAATACTAACAAATTTAACTTAATCATGGCTACCTAATTAGAAAGGAGACAAAGCAGAGTCTAGATTAACCTGAGATAAGGTaggggggtatgtgtgtgtgtgtgtgtgtgtgtgtgtgtagattggttttatttctgttttgccTCCTTTCTATTTCAGCTTATCAGAAGCTCTGAATAAAACAAGCCAATTCAGTCAAATGAAGCTAAATACAAAAGTATTGCTAAAAcatcatagaaatctttattaaacaaaaatatatccAAATGGGAAACTACTGATTCTTGACAtattctccatctaggtctatgtatctctgaaggtggtatttccatctctttaaccctTCCCTGAGGAATTCAGCACACTTCGAGCTATACCACATCAAACATGCAGTTCCAGCATCTTCAAGaacacaagggaaaaacatgggaccccaaatggtagagaagggggagggacaggcctggtgggaaatgatcaagggtaaggttgcttagagaagaggtatactctagcccaggtggcgatgaagcatggtagtagggcaggaggaaagtcaagggagatggaggaaagagctaggagtcaaagggcattcatggaggtctagacaaagacatgtacatgcaaatatatataggaggatggggaaatagatctatgtgtctatatttataggtcaagtattaaggtggcggaaggaccttgggcctctactcaaacactccctcaatgcatgaataccttcttttattaaattggaactctatgatgctcactctcccgacacaacggctggagccaaagtgcgtgaacaagtaaatgtggtgaagaaagctgatggtgcccggctatcaaaagagatagtgactggggtcttaaaggcttgaagataaacaagcggccatctagctcagaagcaacaaagtccacatggaagaacacaccagcctgagtgagcgagtggtcccaaagggatcagttactaggcatcaaagaacaaaaaatcatatcattgactgcacacctccatgataggatcgctgaagacaaatgggtgcataagcaaatgtggtgaagaaagctgatggtgcccggctatcaatagagatagtgtctggggtcttaaaggcttgaaggtgaacaagcggccatttagctcagaagcaaaaaagcccacatggaagaagcacaccggccagtgcgatcacgagatgccaagggaccaggtataaggcatcatgcaaaaaaaaccccaacgatataagtgtgtgtatgtatgtgtatatatgtgtatatgtatatatatataccatattaaatgaagggggaagtgcagagtggagacccaaggcccaagtgtcgaccaatggagatcccctcatagaggggtttaggagaggagatgggttaattagggtgtgaggtagtatcgatgaagaacacagctttcccccggatcctggatgcttcctccccccaactaccatgatccgaattctaccttgcagggctggataggacagaggctgtacactggtgcatatgagggttggagggtcagggaatccagggtggatgataccttcaggaccaagggtgtgagggacgatgctgggagagtggagggtgagtgggttggaaagggggaactgattacaaggatccacatgtgacctcttccctgggagagggagagcagagaaggggggaagggagactccggatagggcaagatatgacaaaacaacgatgtataaattaccaagggcatatgagggaggggggaatggggagggaggaggggaaaaaaaagaggacctgatgcaaggggcttaagtggagagcaaatgccttgagaatgattggggcagggaatgtatggatgtgctttatacaattgatgtatgtatatgtatggattgtggtaagagttgtatgagtccctaataaaatgtaaaagaagaaaagagaaaaaaatgattagggaaaagactgtacagatgtgctttatacaattgatgtatgtatatatatgaactgtgaaaagaattgtatgagccccaataaattgttaaaattaaaaaaaaaaaaagaactcttttTCAATTGTGTTCCTGTTCAATGTCTTTTGAGTtttgcaaacaacaacaacaaaaactgcagGATCAGGATTATAGGATAAAATTCTTGTAGGACAGACCTTGCTAGCTTTAGAGAAGAGGAGGTGCATTATGATgatgcggggtgggggggtagtgCTTCAGCACAATTTCTCTGGCttctttctcaccaatgcagttttcaatttccttCAAATACAGCTTTTCATAATAAATACCCATGATAATCTACCAAGATTATCTCTTAGGAATCCCAAAACAAGATCACCATCAACATCTGAGCTGATCTTTCTGCCTCACATGTAAGGGACCCAGCAGGTACCCTGGGAAGCCACTGTTTGGATTGGGCCTTTGTAAAAACAGGCACCCTCCTGAGACAAAGACAAGTGTATCAATGAGAGGACTTGTTTGTGTCCACTCACAACTACGCAAGTATGTTTTCAGACATTGTGTTTGAAT
It contains:
- the NEXMIF gene encoding neurite extension and migration factor — encoded protein: MDNQQDKAAVASVNGEHTLINGVEENDSDDQNVAMKSFAALEAATPIQSIPMVQKETLMYPRSLLPLPSKKPCIQSPPSPLDLIEPPEHAADSASVNAISLTSGVAKGLNTWSLPNECEKAPFAIMEPAGMSALSGDCLMQPSRTCLGCFMESKDAVDPEPGISLKVGDLSREYETCAVSDIGIQCINAGENIKYGDQLLSDQLLGFPLHKSKAGDKREAEKPDIDLEDPAQKNYYEALLLDKCNTEEALLANSNQDWGYFETFISESKIELLDLCSKNELSVNLFSEEDVDNYMFDDDESTLGSDVCSLKIRYESFQDNIRDKTTLLMQEDAQFNFFPSVFTTCPKRESKSGALKPSSDLSPFKIPDVSIIWGEEDKYLDKKKGKDEGGQEDRDIDKKDGTENGEKSALNKPCSETEVEQFKFLKQGHLVNSLEASVNFSNDSSFIEVSYDAMGEVKDCNRYMARDTNSGSSSSQQNYGLRAKRKVRYSEDYLYDVDSLEGEKINERKEWLPDGSKEEDDDEWCPKKRRKVARKEPPVIIKYIIINRFKGEKSMLVKLTKVDATETTVNLSENRLDKYAQLAPLKGFWQKKQQRNSSTDPIKLSLCQKQSFEPGSFEASFLSPSRKRKSKYGNRHRIQRIPSIETSASSKLVSFCSDQKQANRKEDGYPKGALKPTALITSCSKGLHLSEMAGSDSMKAKAQDTEFKGPERKVLNKIKFRSEARLKSKKIKAGQESKPVVEMSPLLEELPSKVIVKNETVPGTSDSSHISEIHEAKVAKNSTFLPATCPSEMPLASVNVATNLPVIPGGYLQTLLDASDLTNNTSISYFTQESSEQTDGSLVETEKAFVPLQPSQDCVLSSPSESELQQSPHNFKTESSNYGNVWPKKTVSSPQEFMAKASREIVSTQSNEFEVSQMVSIENSLIATTYNPIYVNSGGNSCHKVLCASLQDSQLPSDGSYQLCHFSNGEICFPFQQGQVNMDDSRLFSFDSMTSLSVSSSNYCSLSFTSCEKDADADITDDLLAHCSPKLVIQQSIGEITPLKESTDLLDISNFTPDKFRHSSLSELSPPNTPSLSPQITRCENIKTLETLKELQEDTPGPLDNMEKIKWDCNTLSQQVQVDDGFTLNNHQFQFHMFNDEDSVSLLQKNPCLSTFNEPSGQININNKVSKSRKKSSSSKSGAVNQSSSQKNTRKKSPKASNKGIEKPPGKSSRQVPKSIKKGKYMAAINGEKMQIGTSRGGGQINSIASSGKTLVECIQHGGPVASVKMPSQKGLSGDWALGKERSGWGDWSVGAGTNSLLDDDQREFQEPSYILSNIASGMADVQRFMMASIEPLWEPTEHRGDPNIFYSPESNTLKLKTLKILAGTPQESKKKVTSGAPGTTKIHRAIKGMSKSHGKAPIGHPGCANLPGYNEESRSTFFDKKYNNMSTLGSNGPTHKKLYRHKSSSKALRDDKCKGKCMEREQAHKPEAGTASFEKRRDSDYNLLKAETAFWVLPVFEEETRIFQRDI